The following proteins are co-located in the Cydia fagiglandana chromosome 2, ilCydFagi1.1, whole genome shotgun sequence genome:
- the LOC134675679 gene encoding trans-Golgi network integral membrane protein 2-like, which yields MLRYSLIFLLVNIYGRSLGGPVPKQNSNGKILISNLLNDLSKQCKNEFVLSQIESRNITCDVEMNYHIDDLQCLMFYDANRLLCNLTALSTANLAADFKAKINVKQNVSAFCSEASHFTIPSTSYQGMLTIVFQSSDDCKRVCTDDDIRTGDTNFFCKYYKWSLLNLQVPQSSLLGSVPTVPAGSGPTGDLHKNDATAIQGIQQSDGQVKKTSDTVDTNTQLVKVGETNQHTSEVTKQESSSAIQLTVSQNPGSLNLPSNVDSSKKSTQKPVINEENADKAGDVDSVDSIVEPIDGGNEGGIENNPGDIKDPDVSMHQIETPKHKIVLENEDTDDTGMDMDDDGKDASDDGDDNIIGDLEVKQEQEASSHKRVETQVSLNGEGAQREFFQNPDGFTEDDDHFFPFFLTAVIVVVVLYVLYHNKNKVGKMFFGLIVEGRQPGRRRNSRGHAYRRLDTLEQAMSANTPAPPSKIIY from the exons ATGTTGCGTTACTCCCTAATATTCTTATTAGTAAATATTTACGGTCGTAGTTTGGGAGGACCTGTACCAAAGCAAAACAGTAACGGTAAAATATTGATAAGTAACCTGCTGAATGACCTCAGCAAACAATGCAAGAACGAGTTCGTACTGAGCCAAATTGAGAGCAGAAACATCACATGCGATGTAGAAATGAACTATCACATTGATGATTTGCAGTGTTTGATGTTTTACGACGCTAATCGTCTCCTGTGTAACCTTACTGCACTGAGTACTGCTAACCTCGCAGCAGATTTTAAGGCTAAAATTAATGTAAAACAAAATGTCTCCGCTTTCTGCAGCGAAGCTTCGCATTTCACCATTCCTTCAACATCCTACCAAGGTATGCTCACTATAGTGTTCCAAAGTTCCGATGACTGTAAAAGAGTTTGCACTGATGATGACATAAGAACTGGTGATACAAACTTCTTCTGCAAGTATTACAAGTGGTCATTGTTGAATCTCCAAGTACCACAGAGCTCTCTTCTGGGATCTGTACCTACTGTGCCTGCTGGTTCAGGACCAACTGGTGATTTACACAAAAATGATGCAACAGCAATTCAGGGAATTCAACAGTCAGATGGACAAGTTAAAAAGACTTCAGATACTGTAGATACTAATACACAGTTGGTAAAAGTTGGGGAAACAAATCAACACACATCGGAAGTGACCAAACAAGAGTCCTCTTCGGCTATACAATTGACTGTTTCACAAAATCCAGGAAGTCTTAATTTGCCAAGTAATGTAGACAGTAGTAAGAAGAGCACTCAAAAACCTGTCATTAATGAAGAAAATGCAGACAAAGCAGGAGATGTGGATTCTGTTGACTCGATCGTGGAACCAATTGATGGTGGAAACGAAGGTGGCATTGAGAACAATCCTGGAGACATAAAGGATCCGGATGTTTCTATGCATCAAATTGAGACACCTAAACATAAGATAGTTTTGGAAAATGAAGATACTGATGATACTGGAATGGACATGG ATGATGATGGAAAAGACGCAAGTGATGATGGAGATGACAATATTATTGGAGATTTGGAAGTGAAACAAGAACAAGAAGCTAGCTCACATAAAAGAGTAGAAACCCAGGTGTCCTTGAATGGAGAGGGGGCGCAGAGgg agTTTTTCCAAAATCCTGATGGGTTTACAGAAGATGATGACCATTTCTTCCCCTTCTTCTTGACCGCCGTGATAGTCGTTGTGGTGTTGTACGTCTTGTACCACAATAAGAACAAAGTAGGAAAAATG TTCTTCGGTCTAATAGTGGAGGGTCGGCAACCGGGCCGCCGCCGCAACAGCCGCGGCCACGCCTACCGCCGCCTCGACACGCTCGAGCAGGCTATGAGCGCCAACACTCCTGCGCCGCCCAGCAAGATCATCTACTGA